One window of the Archangium primigenium genome contains the following:
- a CDS encoding M16 family metallopeptidase, with product MSFTYHRDALSNGLRVVTVETPHLHTALLAVYVRAGSRHETPANNGVSHFLEHLFFRGSEGWPDTVRMNSAVEEVGGNLNGVTTRDHGYYYTPLHPAHLDVGMAILGDMLTRPRLTDMEVERSIILEEMLDEVDEKGRDIDIDNLSKRALFPEHSLAFKIAGTRESVSRLTHAQVLEHFARHYVTGNLVVTAAGRVQREQVLELVHRHFSGLPQGPASQDVPPPPTPRGPRLHVVTHDEAQTEFRLSFRTVPEHHPDWPALQLLRRFLDDGLSSRLPFEIVEKRGLAYSVHASLEAFHDAGIFEIEAASAPERASLVVAETFRVLGELSTQCVTEEELTRAKRRHRMLLEFSQDSPGELSGWFGGTELFRAPESFGQRADWVDAASAEQVRAVARRYFARDNLTVVAVGQRKGIKALEKVVDAAEALPSAR from the coding sequence ATGAGCTTCACCTACCACCGCGACGCGCTGTCCAACGGCCTGCGGGTCGTCACCGTCGAGACCCCCCACCTGCACACCGCCCTGCTCGCCGTGTACGTGCGCGCCGGCAGCCGCCACGAGACGCCGGCCAACAACGGCGTGAGCCACTTCCTCGAGCACCTCTTCTTCCGCGGCTCGGAGGGCTGGCCGGACACCGTGCGGATGAACTCCGCGGTTGAGGAGGTGGGCGGCAACCTCAACGGCGTCACCACGCGCGACCACGGCTACTACTACACCCCCCTGCACCCGGCGCACCTGGACGTGGGCATGGCCATCCTCGGCGACATGCTCACCCGCCCCCGGCTCACCGACATGGAGGTGGAGCGCAGCATCATCCTCGAGGAGATGCTCGACGAGGTGGACGAGAAAGGCCGGGACATCGACATCGACAACCTGTCCAAGCGCGCGCTCTTCCCGGAGCACTCCCTGGCCTTCAAGATCGCCGGCACGCGCGAGTCCGTCTCCCGGCTCACCCACGCCCAGGTGCTCGAGCACTTCGCGCGCCACTACGTCACCGGCAACCTGGTGGTGACGGCCGCGGGCCGGGTGCAGCGCGAGCAGGTGCTGGAGCTCGTCCACCGGCACTTCTCCGGGCTGCCCCAGGGCCCCGCGAGCCAGGACGTCCCCCCGCCCCCGACGCCCCGGGGGCCCCGGCTGCACGTGGTCACCCACGACGAGGCCCAGACGGAGTTCCGCCTGAGCTTTCGCACCGTGCCCGAGCACCACCCGGACTGGCCCGCCCTGCAACTGCTGCGCCGCTTCCTGGACGACGGCCTGTCCTCCCGCCTGCCCTTCGAGATCGTCGAGAAGCGGGGGCTGGCCTATTCCGTCCACGCCTCGCTGGAGGCCTTCCACGACGCGGGCATCTTCGAGATCGAGGCGGCGAGCGCCCCGGAGCGCGCCTCGCTCGTGGTGGCCGAGACCTTCCGGGTCCTCGGCGAGCTGTCCACCCAGTGTGTCACCGAGGAGGAGCTCACCCGGGCCAAGCGGCGCCACCGGATGCTGCTGGAGTTCTCCCAGGACTCGCCCGGCGAGCTGTCCGGGTGGTTTGGCGGCACGGAGCTCTTCCGCGCTCCGGAATCCTTCGGCCAGCGGGCCGACTGGGTGGACGCCGCCAGCGCCGAGCAGGTGCGCGCGGTGGCCCGGCGCTACTTCGCTCGGGACAACCTGACGGTGGTGGCGGTGGGCCAGCGCAAGGGAATCAAGGCCTTGGAGAAGGTCGTGGACGCCGCCGAGGCCCTGCCATCCGCCAGATGA
- a CDS encoding zinc metalloprotease HtpX: MSAGDKRISENWGHRLSNALKTTVLLAGLTALLLWVGARLGGPQGLVIAGVFVVVMNFGSYWFSDRIALAMHGARPVAYADAPWLHQMVERLAARAGIPKPQVYVLPTRTPNAFATGRSPAHAAVAVTEGIVEILDRRELEGVLAHEIGHVKNRDTLIGTVAATIAGVISYAAQSLFWFGGSLLSRDDEEDGLGHALGNLGVLLVAPLAATLLQLAVSRSREYGADATGAELCGDPDALADALMKLERGAELMPYDRAPATSHLFIVNPLSGGAIMGLFSTHPPMDERVRRLRAMSAPRGGGRAWRSAWA, translated from the coding sequence ATGAGCGCGGGTGACAAGCGCATCTCCGAGAATTGGGGCCACCGGCTGAGCAACGCGTTGAAGACGACCGTGCTGCTGGCGGGTCTCACGGCGCTGCTGTTGTGGGTGGGTGCCCGGCTGGGCGGGCCGCAGGGCCTCGTCATCGCGGGCGTCTTCGTCGTGGTGATGAACTTCGGCTCGTACTGGTTCAGCGACCGCATCGCCCTGGCCATGCACGGGGCGCGGCCGGTGGCGTACGCGGATGCGCCCTGGCTGCACCAGATGGTGGAGCGGCTGGCCGCGCGCGCGGGCATTCCCAAGCCCCAGGTGTACGTGCTGCCCACCCGGACGCCCAACGCGTTCGCCACGGGCCGCAGCCCCGCGCACGCCGCGGTGGCCGTGACCGAGGGCATCGTGGAGATCCTCGACCGGCGGGAGCTCGAGGGGGTGCTCGCGCACGAGATTGGCCACGTGAAGAACCGCGACACGCTCATCGGCACCGTGGCGGCCACGATCGCGGGCGTCATCAGCTACGCGGCGCAGTCGCTCTTCTGGTTCGGCGGCTCGCTGCTCAGCCGCGACGACGAGGAGGACGGCCTGGGCCACGCGCTCGGCAACCTGGGCGTGCTGCTGGTGGCCCCCCTCGCGGCCACGCTCCTGCAGCTCGCGGTGAGCCGCTCGCGGGAGTATGGGGCGGACGCCACGGGCGCCGAGCTGTGCGGGGATCCGGACGCGCTCGCCGACGCGCTGATGAAGCTGGAGCGGGGCGCGGAGCTGATGCCCTACGACCGGGCGCCGGCCACCTCGCACCTGTTCATCGTCAACCCGCTGTCCGGCGGCGCCATCATGGGGCTGTTCTCCACGCACCCGCCCATGGACGAGCGGGTGCGGCGCCTGCGCGCGATGAGCGCCCCGCGCGGTGGAGGCCGCGCCTGGCGCAGCGCCTGGGCGTGA
- a CDS encoding 2-oxo acid dehydrogenase subunit E2 → MAHLELTPKDNISSFRKLAIGSWKTAYDPTVYGTMTLRMEKALAYIEAFRQKTGIRLTVTHLVAKAMAEALRRCPEANAILRFNKIYLRKRITISMLVVQTDGGKVDLSSAKVDDAEQKSLRDIATEMELAFQRVRERKDSMMEKGKGTVQKVPYPLLNLFTWLMSFFMYTLNWDMRWAGMPHDAFGSAILTNIGSLGLDTAYVPLVPYSRVPILIAPGAVKDAPVVENGQVVPGKVMNINATFDHRFIDGLHAAILSKTLRELLEDPFAHFDPLDEVPAQKDAPTPLAVAG, encoded by the coding sequence ATGGCGCACCTGGAGCTCACCCCGAAGGACAACATTTCCAGCTTCCGCAAGCTCGCCATTGGCAGCTGGAAGACGGCGTACGACCCGACGGTGTACGGGACGATGACGCTGCGCATGGAGAAGGCCCTGGCCTACATCGAGGCCTTCCGCCAGAAGACGGGCATCCGCCTGACGGTGACCCACCTGGTGGCCAAGGCCATGGCGGAGGCGCTGCGCCGCTGCCCCGAGGCCAACGCCATCCTGCGCTTCAACAAGATCTACCTGCGCAAGCGCATCACCATCTCCATGCTGGTGGTGCAGACGGACGGCGGCAAGGTGGACCTGAGCTCGGCGAAGGTCGACGACGCGGAGCAGAAGAGCCTGCGGGACATCGCCACGGAGATGGAGCTGGCGTTCCAGCGGGTGCGCGAGCGCAAGGACTCCATGATGGAGAAGGGCAAGGGCACGGTGCAGAAGGTGCCCTACCCGCTGCTCAACCTCTTCACCTGGCTCATGTCCTTCTTCATGTACACGCTCAACTGGGACATGCGCTGGGCGGGCATGCCCCATGACGCGTTCGGCTCGGCCATCCTCACCAACATCGGCTCGCTGGGCCTGGACACGGCCTACGTGCCGCTCGTGCCCTACTCGCGCGTGCCCATCCTCATCGCGCCGGGCGCGGTGAAGGACGCGCCCGTGGTGGAGAACGGCCAGGTGGTGCCCGGCAAGGTGATGAACATCAACGCCACGTTCGATCACCGCTTCATCGACGGCCTGCACGCCGCCATCCTGTCCAAGACGCTGCGCGAGCTCCTGGAGGACCCCTTCGCGCACTTCGATCCGCTCGACGAGGTGCCCGCCCAGAAGGATGCCCCCACCCCGCTCGCGGTGGCGGGGTAG
- a CDS encoding DUF2378 family protein — MTGPREPVVFSTMVEALIKLVGGRERFDSEKRKWLKAIGIDLDQPLLVAYSLPTWFGFVRVCAELLHPGLDPARAHYRVGFAFVAAYGRTTMGRAVFMMMRMLGFEHSLSRINKGLNSGINFLSARTRFLEDGSLEMTFEVLPEFHAALGPTSGIDPHFMNGNMDAMMALVDAPFQPGKLQHWEPHSQRAVFVMERKVPLPRASNS, encoded by the coding sequence ATGACCGGACCGAGAGAGCCCGTGGTCTTCAGCACGATGGTGGAAGCGCTCATCAAGCTCGTGGGCGGGCGGGAGCGCTTCGACTCCGAGAAACGCAAATGGCTCAAGGCCATCGGGATTGATCTGGATCAACCCTTGCTCGTCGCCTATTCGCTGCCCACCTGGTTCGGCTTCGTCCGGGTGTGCGCGGAGTTGCTCCATCCCGGCCTGGACCCTGCGCGGGCCCACTACCGCGTCGGCTTCGCGTTCGTGGCGGCCTATGGCCGGACCACCATGGGCCGGGCGGTCTTCATGATGATGCGCATGTTGGGCTTCGAGCACTCGCTCTCGCGCATCAACAAGGGATTGAACTCCGGCATCAACTTCCTCTCGGCCCGGACGCGCTTCCTGGAGGATGGCTCGCTCGAGATGACCTTCGAGGTGCTGCCCGAGTTCCATGCCGCGCTCGGTCCCACCTCGGGCATCGATCCCCACTTCATGAACGGCAACATGGACGCGATGATGGCCCTGGTGGACGCCCCCTTCCAGCCCGGCAAGCTCCAGCACTGGGAGCCCCACTCCCAGCGCGCCGTCTTCGTGATGGAACGCAAGGTGCCTCTTCCTCGAGCCTCGAACTCCTGA
- the fni gene encoding type 2 isopentenyl-diphosphate Delta-isomerase, with protein MEEATAKRKDAHLDLCATGDVEPAGNSTLLEDVRLVHCAMPEMAVEDVDLSTEFLGKRLRHPLLITGMTGGTERAGVVNRDLALLAERHGLAFGVGSQRAMAEKPDLGSTFQVRQVAPTVPLLGNIGLYQAVQIGVDGVRRLADAIGADGMALHLNAGQELTQPEGDRDFRGGYTIVEALVKAFGARLLVKETGCGIGPEVARRLVELGVHNVDVSGLGGTSWVRVEQLRASGIQAEVGAEFSSWGIPTAAAIASVRRAVGPEPRLVASGGLRTGLDAAKVIALGANVAGMALPLFRAQQAGGLEGAERALGVILSGLRQALVLTGSASCVELQRRPRIIVGQLKDWLATL; from the coding sequence ATGGAAGAGGCGACGGCGAAGCGGAAGGACGCCCACCTTGACCTCTGCGCGACGGGCGACGTCGAGCCGGCGGGCAACAGCACGCTGCTGGAGGATGTGCGGCTCGTGCACTGCGCGATGCCGGAGATGGCCGTGGAGGACGTGGACCTGTCCACGGAGTTCCTCGGCAAGCGGCTGCGCCATCCGCTGCTCATCACCGGCATGACGGGTGGGACCGAGCGCGCCGGGGTGGTGAACCGGGACCTGGCGCTGCTGGCCGAGCGGCACGGCCTGGCCTTCGGCGTGGGCAGCCAGCGCGCCATGGCGGAGAAGCCCGATCTGGGGAGCACCTTCCAGGTGCGGCAGGTGGCGCCCACGGTGCCGCTGCTGGGCAACATCGGCCTGTACCAGGCGGTGCAGATCGGCGTGGACGGCGTGCGGCGGCTGGCGGACGCCATCGGCGCCGACGGCATGGCGCTGCACCTCAACGCCGGCCAGGAATTGACCCAGCCCGAGGGCGACCGCGACTTCCGGGGCGGCTACACGATCGTGGAGGCGCTGGTGAAGGCCTTCGGCGCGCGCCTGCTCGTGAAGGAGACGGGCTGCGGCATCGGTCCCGAGGTGGCGCGTCGGCTGGTGGAGCTGGGCGTGCACAACGTGGACGTCTCGGGGCTCGGCGGCACGTCCTGGGTGCGCGTGGAGCAGCTGCGCGCCTCGGGCATCCAGGCCGAAGTGGGCGCCGAGTTCTCCAGTTGGGGCATCCCCACCGCCGCGGCCATCGCCTCGGTGCGGCGCGCCGTGGGTCCCGAGCCCCGGCTGGTGGCCTCCGGCGGCCTGCGCACGGGCCTGGACGCGGCCAAGGTGATCGCCCTGGGCGCCAACGTGGCCGGCATGGCGCTGCCGCTCTTCCGTGCCCAGCAGGCAGGAGGGCTGGAGGGGGCCGAGCGCGCGCTCGGCGTGATCCTGTCAGGATTGCGACAGGCCCTCGTTCTGACGGGCAGTGCGTCCTGCGTGGAATTGCAGCGCCGGCCTCGAATCATCGTGGGCCAGTTGAAGGATTGGCTCGCGACACTGTAG
- a CDS encoding Kelch repeat-containing protein, with amino-acid sequence MARGRGRRLGWKALALSLGCWVPGCASTGEDGPTVLLETRACAGTPVLQGVRYLRWRVTGPDLEPQVVFTPVEEGAAGAPSLAGGGRTLEVRGYTELPRAGGRVVALGRADTVARTSGDGAAVRIVLRRVGEYAPPVDAQGKCLSLGTARAAHTATLLEDGRVLLAGGFALDKDGRSTPLGVVQVLDPAGGTLRALPALNPARAFHTATRLSGGQVMLVGGETQTEDGPLPLRVAEVLDETGQASSRVEWARERSRHVAVVDSGGRVLVLGGVGADGAVVAEAEGYDSASGRLFPVATPVPRVGMAAYLLGDGQRIAVVGGSDGLELQPEVLVLAYQEDGFAPVAGGGVLREPRRDGALAAFGPSGRLVYVGGSSAPGETQTDSVLASSEFVFASEEPTAGATPQVFARSEPCAVTLLDGRVVVLGGRGFGPGGLVSDAHAELLVPGGAGEASGLLGMPNLTLSRYQHTCTVLRDGAVLVAGGVTDDGGERATLGDLFVYTPPPLD; translated from the coding sequence ATGGCCCGGGGACGAGGACGACGGCTGGGCTGGAAGGCGCTTGCCCTCTCGCTGGGGTGTTGGGTGCCAGGCTGCGCGTCGACGGGCGAGGACGGGCCCACCGTCCTCCTGGAGACCCGGGCGTGCGCCGGGACGCCCGTGTTGCAGGGGGTGCGCTACCTGCGCTGGCGGGTGACGGGCCCGGATCTGGAGCCCCAGGTGGTCTTCACGCCCGTGGAGGAGGGGGCGGCGGGCGCGCCCTCCCTGGCGGGGGGCGGTCGGACCCTGGAAGTCCGGGGGTACACGGAGCTGCCGCGCGCGGGCGGACGGGTCGTGGCCCTGGGCCGCGCGGACACCGTCGCCCGGACGTCGGGGGACGGGGCCGCGGTGCGGATCGTGCTGCGCCGGGTGGGCGAGTACGCGCCGCCGGTCGACGCGCAGGGCAAGTGCCTGTCGCTCGGGACCGCCCGCGCGGCCCACACGGCGACCCTGCTGGAGGATGGGCGGGTGCTGCTCGCCGGCGGCTTCGCGCTGGACAAGGACGGTCGGTCCACCCCCCTGGGCGTGGTCCAGGTCCTCGATCCCGCGGGGGGGACCCTGAGGGCCCTGCCGGCGCTGAACCCGGCGCGCGCCTTCCACACGGCGACGCGGCTGTCCGGGGGCCAGGTGATGCTGGTGGGGGGCGAGACCCAGACGGAGGACGGTCCGCTCCCGCTGCGCGTGGCCGAGGTGCTGGACGAGACGGGCCAGGCCTCCTCGCGTGTGGAGTGGGCCCGGGAGCGCAGCCGTCACGTGGCGGTGGTGGACTCGGGGGGGCGGGTGCTCGTGCTGGGGGGCGTGGGGGCGGACGGGGCCGTGGTGGCCGAGGCGGAAGGCTACGACAGCGCCTCCGGGCGGCTGTTCCCCGTGGCGACGCCGGTGCCGCGCGTGGGCATGGCGGCGTACCTGCTGGGCGATGGGCAGCGCATCGCGGTGGTGGGGGGCTCGGATGGGCTGGAGCTCCAGCCGGAAGTGCTGGTCCTCGCGTACCAGGAGGACGGCTTCGCGCCGGTGGCGGGCGGGGGCGTGCTGCGCGAGCCCCGCCGGGACGGGGCGCTCGCGGCCTTCGGTCCCTCGGGGCGCCTCGTGTACGTGGGCGGCAGCTCCGCGCCCGGCGAGACCCAGACGGACTCGGTGCTGGCCTCCTCGGAGTTCGTGTTCGCCTCCGAGGAGCCGACGGCGGGCGCGACGCCCCAGGTGTTCGCCCGGAGCGAGCCGTGCGCGGTGACCCTGCTGGATGGGCGCGTGGTGGTGCTGGGCGGGCGGGGCTTCGGGCCCGGGGGCCTGGTGAGCGACGCGCACGCGGAGCTGCTGGTTCCGGGCGGGGCGGGGGAGGCCTCGGGGCTGCTCGGGATGCCGAACCTGACGCTGTCGCGCTACCAGCACACGTGCACGGTGCTGCGGGACGGCGCGGTGCTCGTCGCGGGCGGGGTGACGGACGACGGGGGCGAGCGCGCGACGCTCGGCGACCTGTTCGTCTACACGCCTCCCCCGCTGGACTGA
- a CDS encoding ATP-binding protein, with protein sequence MKLSLATRIFLGYAVVLVTFGAVSLFSVAELHRNQLEIRLVSQGYLQLSQDAAALESFHTNQEKDTERILEEPLAETRRGFIRLARLYVPSLMLERLREAQARAQEVRALAPAGEVRFVADLESRLRELTQRAQGYGRAAEAVFTVLAREAPAPDEVARVGAELRQQETAIGRDIRFLRAALNNRIRERVDGAEERERRTGLAIITLSVLAIIVGLMATAWSARTLRPVRTLIEAVSRIGRGDYSAQLGVAGQDEVAVLAREFDAMARSLQAREAQLKAQAEALMRAEQLAAVGRISAQVAHEVRNPLSSIGLNAELLQDAFEHATFDTPAEAREAREILGAVTREVDRLAEVTEQYLRMARPPRPSLEPTDVTEVLASVLDFSREELERAGVEVVRELSPTNPRALADEGQLRQVFLNLLRNAREAMREGGRLTITTLAHAREVEVALRDTGHGMSEAVRSRLFEPFFTTKEDGTGLGLAVCQQILKAHGGELSCQSAPGQGTTFFVRLPRA encoded by the coding sequence GTGAAGCTCTCGCTCGCCACCCGCATCTTCCTGGGCTACGCGGTGGTGCTCGTCACCTTCGGTGCCGTGTCGCTCTTCAGCGTGGCGGAGCTGCACCGCAACCAGTTGGAGATCCGGCTCGTCAGCCAGGGCTACCTCCAGCTGTCCCAGGACGCCGCCGCGCTCGAGTCCTTCCACACCAACCAGGAGAAGGACACCGAGCGCATCCTCGAGGAGCCCCTCGCGGAGACCCGGCGGGGCTTCATCCGCCTGGCGCGGCTCTACGTGCCCTCGCTCATGCTGGAGCGCCTGCGCGAGGCCCAGGCCCGTGCCCAGGAGGTCCGCGCGCTCGCGCCCGCGGGTGAGGTGCGCTTCGTGGCGGATCTGGAGTCGCGCCTGCGCGAGCTCACCCAGCGCGCCCAGGGCTACGGGCGGGCCGCCGAGGCGGTCTTCACGGTGCTCGCCCGGGAGGCGCCCGCGCCAGACGAGGTGGCGCGCGTGGGCGCCGAGCTGCGCCAGCAGGAGACGGCCATCGGCCGCGACATCCGCTTCCTGCGCGCCGCGCTCAACAACCGCATCCGCGAGCGCGTGGACGGCGCCGAGGAGCGCGAGCGCAGGACGGGCCTGGCCATCATCACCCTGTCCGTGCTGGCCATCATCGTGGGGCTCATGGCCACCGCCTGGTCGGCGCGCACGCTGCGGCCGGTGCGCACCCTCATCGAGGCCGTGTCGCGCATCGGCCGGGGGGACTACAGCGCCCAGCTCGGCGTGGCGGGCCAGGACGAGGTGGCGGTGCTCGCCCGCGAGTTCGACGCCATGGCGCGCTCGCTCCAGGCGCGCGAGGCCCAGCTCAAGGCCCAGGCCGAGGCGCTCATGCGCGCCGAGCAGCTCGCCGCCGTGGGCCGCATCTCCGCCCAGGTGGCCCACGAGGTGCGCAACCCCCTGTCCTCCATCGGCCTCAACGCCGAGCTGCTCCAGGACGCCTTCGAGCACGCCACCTTCGACACGCCCGCCGAGGCGCGCGAGGCCCGGGAGATCCTCGGCGCCGTCACGCGCGAGGTGGACCGGCTCGCCGAGGTGACCGAGCAGTACCTGCGCATGGCCCGGCCGCCCCGCCCCAGCCTGGAGCCCACCGACGTCACCGAGGTGCTCGCCAGCGTGCTGGACTTCTCACGCGAGGAGCTGGAGCGCGCCGGCGTGGAGGTGGTGCGCGAGCTGTCCCCGACCAACCCCCGCGCCCTCGCCGACGAGGGCCAGCTGCGCCAGGTCTTCCTCAACCTGCTGAGAAACGCGCGCGAGGCCATGCGCGAGGGCGGCCGGCTCACCATCACCACCCTGGCCCACGCGCGCGAGGTGGAGGTGGCCCTGCGCGACACGGGCCACGGCATGAGCGAGGCCGTGCGCTCGCGGCTCTTCGAGCCCTTCTTCACCACCAAGGAGGACGGCACGGGCCTGGGCCTGGCCGTCTGTCAGCAGATCCTCAAGGCCCATGGCGGCGAGCTCTCGTGTCAGAGCGCGCCCGGCCAGGGCACCACCTTCTTCGTCAGGCTTCCCCGCGCATGA
- a CDS encoding cell envelope biogenesis protein TolA produces the protein MLEILLVAVSIGFLTTLGLLIFRKAPDAPALPASSSSSSRSDAAESEAKARARLESEVERKNKELSEQRTQLQEVKEQLKQAKRKNYDQKESEKGERELARARADVERGASLQLEAVRGELSQAESELSRLRSELELARGNRRAAPAPAPAPVAPTPAPVVPTQQLSAPAQPGETVVAAATTVTPNASAEAPAADKGPRRYRELNDADREKMERLETTANKERTRASELERELKRIKGRADSQQRIFSAGSRELDLVKDKYKALEKRLNRTLLERDLLRRAIKDLEKKTGMLAERTELTPDEMAASDRKVEEATQARAAAEAAQQQAAAAAEPQAAATEPAPSSEAPAEEKPATT, from the coding sequence GTGCTGGAAATACTCCTCGTCGCCGTCTCGATCGGCTTTCTGACCACGCTTGGCCTCTTGATTTTCCGCAAGGCCCCGGACGCGCCCGCCCTGCCCGCCTCCTCCTCGTCCTCCTCCCGGAGCGACGCGGCCGAGTCCGAGGCGAAGGCGCGTGCGCGACTGGAGTCGGAGGTCGAGCGCAAGAACAAGGAGCTGAGCGAGCAGCGCACTCAGTTGCAGGAGGTCAAGGAGCAGCTCAAGCAGGCCAAGCGCAAGAACTACGATCAGAAGGAGTCCGAGAAGGGCGAGCGGGAGCTGGCGCGCGCGCGCGCCGACGTGGAGCGCGGCGCGTCCCTGCAGCTCGAGGCCGTCCGGGGCGAGCTGTCCCAGGCCGAGTCGGAGCTGTCCCGCCTGCGCTCGGAGCTGGAGCTGGCCCGGGGCAACCGCCGCGCCGCCCCCGCCCCGGCCCCCGCCCCCGTGGCCCCCACCCCCGCGCCCGTGGTGCCGACCCAGCAGTTGTCCGCGCCCGCCCAGCCCGGCGAGACCGTGGTGGCCGCCGCCACGACCGTGACGCCCAACGCCTCGGCCGAGGCCCCCGCCGCCGACAAGGGCCCCCGCCGCTACCGGGAGCTCAACGACGCGGACCGCGAGAAGATGGAGCGGCTGGAGACCACGGCCAACAAGGAGCGCACCCGCGCCTCCGAGCTGGAGCGCGAGCTCAAGCGCATCAAGGGCCGCGCCGACTCGCAGCAGCGCATCTTCTCCGCCGGCTCGCGTGAGCTGGACCTGGTGAAGGACAAGTACAAGGCGCTGGAGAAGCGACTCAACCGCACCCTGCTGGAGCGCGACCTGCTGCGCCGCGCCATCAAGGACCTGGAGAAGAAGACGGGCATGCTCGCCGAGCGCACGGAGCTGACGCCGGACGAGATGGCCGCCAGCGACCGCAAGGTGGAGGAGGCCACCCAGGCCCGCGCCGCCGCCGAGGCCGCGCAGCAGCAGGCCGCCGCCGCCGCCGAGCCCCAGGCCGCCGCCACCGAGCCGGCCCCGTCCTCCGAGGCCCCCGCCGAGGAGAAGCCCGCGACGACGTAG
- a CDS encoding hydroxymethylglutaryl-CoA reductase, degradative: MSETLTSRLAGFHKLSMVARHEKLAQMLGLDDADLAQLQGIGALQPGLANQMIENAVGTFSLPLGLGLNLQVNGKDYLVPMAVEEPSVVAAVSFASKIVRESGGFSAETDEPIMVGQVQLTGYGDPTEATRKIYAAREALLALANSFHPSMVKRGGGCRDIQVRVLPAPEGPRGEPLLVVHLIIDTQDAMGANLINTMAEGVAPLIEQLTGGKVFLRILSNLADRRLARATCRIPLEALADFDMPGSVIAEGIYQASRFALADPYRAATHNKGIMNGIDSAAIAAGQDWRAIEAGAHAFACRDGQYRPLSTWHVDEGFLVGRIELPMALGTVGGPIKVHPGVQVNMKILNITSARELSMIFAAVGLAQNFAAVRALGSIGIQKGHMALHARCVAVTAGARGDWVEKIAELLVTAGHVKVEKARELIASLSEEDFRAATGTEG; this comes from the coding sequence ATGTCCGAAACGTTGACGTCCCGGTTGGCGGGGTTCCACAAGCTGTCCATGGTGGCCCGGCACGAGAAGCTGGCGCAGATGCTGGGCCTGGACGACGCGGACCTGGCACAACTGCAGGGCATTGGCGCGCTGCAGCCCGGCCTGGCCAACCAGATGATCGAGAACGCCGTGGGCACGTTCTCGCTGCCGCTGGGCCTGGGGCTCAACCTCCAGGTCAACGGCAAGGACTACCTCGTGCCCATGGCGGTGGAGGAGCCGTCGGTGGTGGCCGCGGTGTCCTTCGCCTCGAAGATCGTCCGCGAGTCGGGCGGCTTCAGCGCCGAGACCGATGAGCCCATCATGGTGGGCCAGGTGCAGCTCACCGGCTACGGCGACCCCACCGAGGCGACCCGGAAGATCTACGCCGCGCGCGAGGCGCTGCTGGCGCTGGCCAACAGCTTCCACCCGTCCATGGTGAAGCGCGGCGGAGGCTGCCGGGACATCCAGGTGCGCGTGCTGCCGGCGCCCGAGGGTCCGCGCGGCGAGCCCCTGCTCGTGGTGCACCTCATCATCGACACCCAGGACGCCATGGGGGCCAACCTCATCAACACCATGGCCGAGGGCGTGGCGCCGCTCATCGAGCAGCTCACCGGCGGCAAGGTCTTCCTGCGCATCCTGTCCAACCTGGCCGACCGTCGGCTCGCGCGCGCCACGTGCCGCATCCCGCTGGAGGCGCTCGCCGACTTCGACATGCCGGGCTCGGTCATCGCCGAGGGCATCTATCAGGCGAGCCGCTTCGCGCTGGCGGACCCCTACCGGGCGGCCACGCACAACAAGGGCATCATGAACGGCATCGACTCGGCGGCCATCGCCGCGGGTCAGGACTGGCGCGCCATCGAGGCGGGCGCCCACGCCTTCGCGTGCCGCGACGGGCAGTACCGGCCGCTGTCCACGTGGCACGTGGACGAGGGCTTCCTCGTGGGCCGCATCGAGCTGCCCATGGCGCTGGGCACGGTGGGCGGCCCCATCAAGGTGCACCCCGGCGTCCAGGTGAACATGAAGATCCTCAACATCACCTCGGCGCGCGAGCTGTCCATGATCTTCGCCGCGGTGGGCCTGGCGCAGAACTTCGCGGCGGTGCGCGCCCTGGGCTCCATCGGCATCCAGAAGGGCCACATGGCGCTGCATGCCCGGTGCGTGGCGGTGACGGCGGGCGCGCGCGGTGACTGGGTGGAGAAGATCGCCGAGCTGCTGGTGACCGCGGGACACGTGAAGGTGGAGAAGGCCCGGGAACTCATCGCCTCGCTGTCGGAAGAGGACTTCCGCGCGGCCACGGGGACCGAGGGTTGA